The following are encoded in a window of Amycolatopsis lexingtonensis genomic DNA:
- a CDS encoding HNH endonuclease signature motif containing protein — protein sequence MRSAEAEIGALLVEIESRGVQELFGYRSAARLLEHLADLPRTAADKMVKRAHALHPSHSLNATPAVAPATGIAALAGRLSTPMIDTIIDAVTRIPASHRDTAEADLLAFAADAGHKQVAALGARILAHLDPDGTAPDDTEPTTPVRELSLRRKRTGTWELSGRFDDETGTRASVLLDSLAERRGADDFRSPQERYGDAFSDALDLALNSPELPTQAGERTHVMVAVSLTDLRSGLGTATLGDTGLISAAEARVHACDCTLIPAVLGTASEPLNLGRARRLISPGLRRALFLRDRGCAFPGCHRPPRHCQGHHIHHWSEGGLTDLANLVLLCGHHHRLLHRSGWEVRIATDGHPEFLPPRFLDKRRKPRRNNIHQLLPFAA from the coding sequence ATGCGCTCCGCCGAAGCCGAGATCGGTGCGCTGCTCGTGGAGATCGAATCCCGCGGCGTGCAGGAACTGTTCGGCTATCGCTCTGCCGCCCGACTCTTAGAGCATCTCGCCGACCTCCCCCGCACCGCCGCCGACAAGATGGTCAAACGAGCCCACGCCCTGCACCCCAGCCACTCTCTCAACGCCACCCCCGCCGTCGCCCCCGCCACCGGTATCGCCGCCCTTGCTGGTCGGTTGAGCACCCCGATGATCGACACCATCATCGATGCGGTCACCCGGATCCCCGCCTCCCATCGCGACACCGCCGAGGCAGATCTGCTGGCCTTCGCCGCCGACGCGGGCCACAAACAGGTCGCCGCCCTCGGCGCCCGGATCTTGGCGCACCTCGACCCCGACGGCACCGCCCCCGACGACACCGAACCCACCACACCGGTGCGGGAACTGTCGCTGCGTCGCAAACGCACCGGCACCTGGGAACTCTCTGGCCGCTTCGACGACGAGACCGGCACCCGCGCCAGCGTCCTCCTCGACTCCCTCGCCGAACGCCGCGGTGCCGATGATTTCCGGTCCCCGCAGGAACGCTATGGCGACGCCTTCTCCGACGCCCTCGACCTGGCCCTCAACTCCCCAGAGCTGCCGACCCAGGCCGGGGAACGCACCCACGTGATGGTCGCGGTCTCCCTCACCGACCTGCGCTCCGGACTCGGCACGGCGACCCTGGGTGACACCGGCCTGATCTCGGCCGCCGAGGCCCGCGTCCACGCCTGCGACTGCACCCTGATCCCCGCGGTCCTGGGCACCGCCAGCGAACCATTGAACCTCGGCCGGGCCCGCCGCCTGATCTCACCCGGGTTGCGCCGGGCGTTGTTCCTGCGCGACCGTGGCTGCGCGTTCCCGGGCTGTCACCGCCCACCCCGCCACTGCCAGGGGCACCACATCCACCACTGGTCCGAGGGCGGCCTGACCGACCTGGCGAACCTGGTCCTGCTCTGCGGCCACCATCATCGGTTGCTGCACCGGTCGGGCTGGGAGGTCCGCATCGCCACCGACGGCCACCCCGAATTCCTCCCGCCCCGGTTCTTGGACAAACGCCGAAAACCCAGGCGCAACAACATCCATCAGCTTCTGCCATTCGCAGCCTGA
- a CDS encoding zinc-binding dehydrogenase, whose translation MKMRAAVCVRPGGPEVLEVREVPVPAVRPGWSLVHVRGAGLNRSELRTRQGHSPTVTFPRVLGIECVGVLAESTDPALAEGTTVAAVMGELGRRFDGGYAEYALVPNALLMPVKTTLPWPVLAALPETFMTAQGALDTLGMEPGSRLLIRGGTSSVGMAAASLAAAYGVETAATTRRESKAAALTADYALIDDGSSLAGGVRSIWPSGPDYVLDLVGARTALESLSLVRRGGTVCVAGSLSGWVIPELEPIAMIPSGTKLTAFHSDTLKGNASVLQRIVDAVEGGVCPSHLDRVFALDDIVAAHRAMEDDEGAGKFVVIP comes from the coding sequence ATGAAGATGAGAGCAGCGGTCTGCGTCCGCCCCGGCGGCCCGGAAGTCCTGGAGGTCCGCGAGGTCCCGGTCCCCGCGGTCCGGCCCGGCTGGAGCCTGGTCCACGTCCGGGGCGCGGGCCTGAACCGTTCGGAGCTGCGGACCCGCCAGGGCCACTCCCCGACGGTGACCTTCCCGCGCGTGCTGGGGATCGAATGCGTGGGCGTCCTGGCCGAATCGACCGACCCCGCCCTCGCCGAGGGCACCACCGTCGCCGCGGTGATGGGCGAGCTGGGTCGGCGGTTCGACGGCGGCTACGCGGAATACGCGCTGGTGCCGAACGCTTTGCTGATGCCGGTCAAGACGACGTTGCCGTGGCCGGTGCTGGCCGCGCTGCCCGAGACGTTCATGACCGCCCAGGGCGCCTTGGACACTCTCGGCATGGAGCCCGGCTCGCGGCTGCTGATCCGGGGCGGTACGTCATCGGTGGGCATGGCGGCTGCGTCGCTCGCGGCCGCGTACGGTGTCGAGACCGCCGCCACTACCCGCCGGGAAAGCAAAGCGGCGGCGCTGACTGCGGATTACGCCTTGATCGATGATGGCTCGTCGTTGGCGGGCGGGGTGCGCTCGATCTGGCCTTCGGGACCGGATTACGTTCTCGACCTGGTTGGTGCGAGGACGGCTCTGGAGTCGTTGAGCCTGGTGCGTCGTGGGGGCACCGTGTGTGTGGCGGGGTCGTTGAGCGGGTGGGTGATTCCGGAGCTGGAGCCGATCGCGATGATTCCGTCCGGTACGAAGCTCACTGCCTTTCATAGCGACACGCTCAAGGGGAATGCGTCCGTGCTGCAGCGAATCGTCGATGCGGTGGAGGGCGGGGTGTGTCCGTCTCATTTGGACCGGGTGTTCGCGTTGGACGACATTGTCGCGGCGCACCGCGCTATGGAGGATGATGAGGGCGCTGGCAAGTTCGTTGTGATTCCGTAG
- a CDS encoding AraC family transcriptional regulator yields the protein MPIGRQASRIWPSGGAHLWAPGASSQAHAHDRGHLVYAARGVLSVHSGRGTSVVPANRVAWIPAGFRHHHRAHGHTDMRIVFLPASLARLVPVHPAVFAASGLAREVLLALTGTREYDRAASSRLRRVLVEELREAPEQPLQLPEPRDDRLRAVARVLYDDPADTTPLAELGRRSGASARTLSRLFRDELGMTFYEWRTQLRVHHALVLLAEGHDTTRVAHACGWANPSGFITAFTAIVGTTPGRHRQLTRPV from the coding sequence ATGCCCATCGGACGCCAAGCTTCGCGGATCTGGCCCTCCGGCGGGGCGCACCTGTGGGCTCCGGGGGCGAGCAGCCAGGCGCACGCCCACGACCGCGGGCACCTGGTGTACGCGGCTCGCGGGGTGCTGTCGGTGCACTCCGGGCGGGGGACGTCGGTGGTGCCCGCCAACCGGGTCGCCTGGATCCCCGCCGGGTTCCGCCACCACCACCGGGCGCACGGCCACACCGACATGCGGATCGTCTTCCTGCCGGCGTCCCTGGCCCGGCTCGTTCCCGTGCACCCCGCGGTCTTCGCCGCGTCCGGGCTCGCCCGTGAGGTCCTGCTCGCGCTGACCGGCACCCGCGAGTACGACCGCGCGGCCAGTTCCCGCCTGCGCCGGGTGCTCGTCGAGGAACTCCGGGAAGCGCCGGAGCAGCCGCTGCAGCTGCCGGAACCCCGTGACGACCGGCTGCGGGCCGTCGCGCGGGTGCTGTACGACGACCCCGCCGACACCACTCCGCTCGCCGAGCTGGGCCGCCGCAGCGGGGCGAGCGCCCGCACGCTGAGCCGGCTGTTCCGCGACGAACTCGGCATGACGTTCTACGAGTGGCGCACCCAGCTGCGCGTCCACCACGCGCTCGTCCTGCTCGCGGAGGGCCACGACACGACCCGGGTGGCCCACGCCTGCGGCTGGGCGAACCCGAGCGGCTTCATCACGGCGTTCACGGCGATCGTCGGGACGACCCCGGGCCGCCACCGGCAGCTCACCAGACCAGTTTGA
- a CDS encoding LysR family transcriptional regulator yields the protein MQFQQLAYFVAVAEHRHFTRAAEQVRVAQPSLSQQIRALEHDLGAPLFHRIRGNVTLTEAGETLLPIARRILAETETAQRAIRELDELDRGRVRLGAPPSLCTGLLPAMLAAFRRRYPGIQLELHESGSGDLRQRLSEGALDLALLASAPADPHLAATPLLLEELVVVSPVDAPLASTRLGIRDLADVPLVMFRRGYDVREATVNACRAAGFEPSFAIEGGEMDAVLELVRAGLGAAVVPSTVAGDRFRMTRFAPEAGMTRVVQLAVRREVDPTRAVRALRDAIVGFVADRKRLPVGLVSLVDGRTAD from the coding sequence GTGCAGTTCCAGCAGCTCGCCTACTTCGTGGCCGTCGCCGAACACCGGCACTTCACCCGCGCCGCCGAACAGGTGCGCGTCGCCCAGCCCTCGCTGTCGCAGCAGATCCGCGCGCTCGAACACGACCTGGGCGCGCCGCTGTTCCACCGGATCCGCGGCAACGTCACCCTCACCGAAGCGGGCGAAACCCTGCTCCCGATCGCGCGGCGCATCCTCGCCGAGACCGAAACCGCCCAGCGGGCCATCCGGGAACTGGACGAGCTCGACCGCGGCCGCGTCCGGCTGGGCGCGCCGCCCAGCCTGTGCACGGGCCTGCTGCCCGCGATGCTGGCCGCGTTCCGCCGCCGCTACCCGGGCATCCAGCTGGAGCTGCACGAAAGCGGCTCGGGCGACCTGCGGCAGCGCCTGTCCGAAGGCGCGCTGGACCTGGCCCTGCTGGCGAGCGCCCCGGCGGACCCGCACCTGGCGGCGACGCCGTTGCTGCTGGAGGAACTGGTGGTCGTCTCCCCGGTCGACGCCCCGCTCGCGAGTACCCGCCTCGGCATCCGCGACCTGGCCGACGTCCCGCTGGTGATGTTCCGCCGCGGCTACGACGTCCGCGAAGCGACGGTGAACGCCTGCCGCGCCGCGGGTTTCGAGCCGTCGTTCGCGATCGAGGGCGGCGAAATGGACGCGGTCCTGGAGCTGGTCCGCGCGGGCCTGGGCGCGGCGGTGGTCCCGAGCACGGTGGCGGGCGACCGGTTCCGGATGACGCGGTTCGCCCCGGAAGCGGGGATGACGCGGGTGGTCCAGCTCGCGGTCCGCCGTGAGGTGGACCCGACCCGCGCGGTGCGCGCCCTGCGCGACGCGATCGTCGGTTTCGTCGCGGACCGGAAGCGCCTCCCGGTGGGCCTGGTGTCGCTTGTGGACGGTCGGACGGCAGACTGA
- a CDS encoding succinate dehydrogenase cytochrome b subunit produces MVNDLATRRPVRDFWASTIGKKIVMAVSGALLLAFVVAHMVGNLKTFLGAGDLNHYAHWLRTLGEPVLRYEWFLWIQRVVLLAALVLHVTAAVQLARRDLRARPVRYVHRRPVRATFAVRTMRWGGATLALFIIWHILDFTVGAVNRDFVPGDPYHNLVADFQVWWVNLIYLAALAMLGLHIHHGFASAARTLGVTSARRERAIKLLGSTTAVVVAGGYALVPVAIMTGLVR; encoded by the coding sequence GTGGTGAACGACCTCGCAACCCGGCGGCCCGTCCGGGACTTCTGGGCCTCGACGATCGGCAAGAAGATCGTCATGGCGGTCAGCGGCGCGCTGCTGCTCGCGTTCGTGGTGGCGCACATGGTCGGCAACCTCAAGACGTTCCTCGGGGCCGGCGACCTCAACCACTACGCCCACTGGCTGCGCACGCTCGGCGAGCCGGTGCTGCGCTACGAGTGGTTCCTCTGGATCCAGCGGGTGGTCCTGCTCGCCGCGCTGGTCCTGCACGTCACCGCGGCGGTGCAGCTGGCCCGGCGCGACCTGCGCGCGCGGCCGGTGCGCTACGTCCACCGGCGGCCGGTGCGCGCCACCTTCGCGGTGCGCACCATGCGCTGGGGTGGTGCCACGCTGGCGCTGTTCATCATCTGGCACATCCTCGACTTCACCGTCGGCGCGGTGAACCGGGACTTCGTGCCCGGCGACCCGTACCACAACCTCGTCGCGGACTTCCAGGTCTGGTGGGTCAACCTGATCTACCTCGCCGCGCTCGCGATGCTGGGCCTGCACATCCACCACGGCTTCGCCAGCGCCGCGCGGACGCTGGGCGTCACCAGCGCCCGGCGGGAACGCGCGATCAAACTCCTCGGCAGCACGACCGCGGTCGTGGTCGCGGGCGGTTACGCCCTCGTCCCGGTCGCGATCATGACCGGACTGGTGCGCTGA
- a CDS encoding fumarate reductase/succinate dehydrogenase flavoprotein subunit: MTDYLTGDPIADTKAPAVPLEKRWDQRKFAAKLVNPANRRKHRVIVVGTGLAGGSAGATLAEQGYHVVQFCFQDSPRRAHSVAAQGGINAAKNYRNDGDSVHRLFHDTVKGGDFRSRESNVYRLAQVSAQIIDQAVAQGVPFAREYGGLLDTRSFGGVQVQRTFYARGQTGQQLLIGAYQALSRQIDAGNVELHPRTEMLDLVVVDGRARGIVARDLVTGEIETHLADAVVLATGGYGNVFYLSTNAKGSNATAIWRAHKRGAYFANPCFTQIHPTCIPRSGEHQSKLTLMSESLRNDGRIWVPKEKGDTRPPAEIPEDERDYYLERQYPSFGNLVPRDIASRAAKNVCDAGFGVGPGGLGVYLDFADAIARLGRPAIEARYGNLFDMYQRITAEDPYTVPMRIYPAIHYTMGGLWVDYDLQSTIPGLFVIGEANFSDHGANRLGASALMQGLADGYFVLPATLNDYLGSTRLDEVRPEAAAPVETEVRERIERLLAVKGTRSVDSFHRELGVLMWDHCGMSRTREGLRKALERVPELRAEFWRDVRIPGSGAELNQELEKANRVADFLELAELLLVDALAREESCGGHFREEHQTPDGEARRDDENFAYVAAWEYGEKPVLHREELTFEHVHPTQRSYT; the protein is encoded by the coding sequence ATGACCGACTACCTGACCGGCGACCCGATCGCCGACACCAAGGCACCCGCCGTCCCGCTCGAAAAGCGCTGGGACCAAAGGAAGTTCGCGGCCAAGCTGGTGAACCCGGCCAACCGGCGCAAGCACCGCGTGATCGTGGTCGGCACCGGGCTGGCCGGGGGTTCGGCGGGCGCGACGCTGGCCGAGCAGGGCTACCACGTCGTGCAGTTCTGCTTCCAGGACTCGCCGCGGCGCGCGCACTCGGTCGCGGCGCAGGGCGGGATCAACGCCGCGAAGAACTACCGCAACGACGGCGACTCCGTCCACCGGCTGTTCCACGACACGGTGAAGGGCGGCGACTTCCGGTCGCGGGAGTCCAATGTGTACCGGCTCGCGCAGGTGTCGGCGCAGATCATCGACCAGGCCGTGGCCCAGGGCGTGCCGTTCGCCCGCGAGTACGGCGGCCTGCTCGACACCCGCTCGTTCGGCGGGGTGCAGGTGCAGCGCACGTTCTACGCGCGCGGCCAGACCGGCCAGCAGCTGCTGATCGGCGCTTACCAGGCGCTGTCGCGGCAGATCGACGCCGGGAACGTCGAGCTGCACCCGCGGACCGAGATGCTCGACCTGGTCGTCGTCGACGGCCGGGCCCGCGGGATCGTCGCGCGGGACCTCGTCACCGGGGAGATCGAGACGCACCTCGCGGACGCCGTCGTCCTGGCGACCGGCGGCTACGGCAACGTCTTCTACCTGTCCACCAACGCGAAGGGCTCCAACGCCACCGCGATCTGGCGTGCGCACAAGCGCGGGGCGTACTTCGCGAACCCGTGCTTCACCCAGATCCACCCGACGTGCATCCCGCGTTCGGGCGAGCACCAGTCGAAGCTGACGCTGATGAGCGAGTCGCTGCGCAACGACGGCCGGATCTGGGTCCCGAAGGAAAAGGGCGACACCCGGCCACCGGCGGAGATCCCGGAAGACGAGCGCGACTACTACCTCGAACGCCAGTACCCGAGCTTCGGCAACCTCGTGCCGCGGGACATCGCTTCGCGGGCGGCGAAGAACGTCTGCGACGCCGGGTTCGGCGTCGGGCCCGGCGGCCTCGGCGTCTACCTGGACTTCGCCGACGCGATCGCGCGCCTCGGCCGCCCGGCGATCGAAGCCCGCTACGGCAACCTCTTCGACATGTACCAGCGCATCACGGCGGAAGACCCGTACACCGTGCCGATGCGGATCTACCCGGCCATCCACTACACGATGGGCGGGCTCTGGGTGGACTACGACCTGCAGAGCACGATCCCCGGGCTGTTCGTGATCGGGGAGGCGAACTTCTCCGACCACGGCGCGAACCGGCTCGGCGCGTCGGCGCTGATGCAGGGCCTCGCCGACGGCTACTTCGTGCTGCCCGCCACGCTGAACGACTACCTCGGCTCGACCCGGCTCGACGAGGTCCGGCCCGAGGCCGCCGCGCCGGTGGAAACCGAAGTGCGCGAACGGATCGAGCGGCTGCTGGCGGTCAAGGGCACGCGGTCGGTCGACTCGTTCCACCGCGAGCTCGGCGTGCTGATGTGGGACCACTGCGGGATGTCCCGCACCCGCGAAGGCCTGCGCAAGGCCCTGGAACGGGTGCCGGAGCTGCGTGCCGAGTTCTGGCGCGACGTCCGCATCCCCGGCAGTGGCGCGGAACTCAACCAGGAGCTGGAAAAGGCGAACCGGGTGGCGGACTTCCTCGAGCTGGCCGAACTCCTGCTCGTCGACGCGCTCGCCCGCGAAGAGTCCTGTGGCGGGCACTTCCGCGAAGAACACCAGACCCCGGACGGCGAAGCCCGGCGCGACGACGAGAACTTCGCGTACGTCGCCGCGTGGGAGTACGGCGAGAAACCCGTGCTGCACCGCGAAGAACTGACCTTCGAGCACGTCCACCCGACCCAGCGGAGCTACACGTGA
- a CDS encoding succinate dehydrogenase/fumarate reductase iron-sulfur subunit, whose amino-acid sequence MKLTVRIWRQAGPATEGRLVSYPVDGISPDMSFLEMLDVLNQELIAAGEEPVAFDHDCREGICGSCGVVINGQAHGPERTTSCQLHMRSFADGDVIDVEPWRAKGFPVIKDLVVDRSALDRIVQAGGYVSAPTGSAPDAHATPVPKPDADLAFDNATCIGCGACVAACPNGSATLFTAAKVTHLSLLPQGQPERAQRVLDMVDAMDAEGFGGCTNTGECVASCPKGIPFASISALNREFRKASRAGRR is encoded by the coding sequence GTGAAACTCACCGTCCGCATCTGGCGCCAGGCCGGCCCGGCGACCGAGGGCAGGCTGGTCTCCTACCCGGTCGACGGGATCAGCCCGGACATGTCCTTCCTCGAAATGCTGGACGTGCTGAACCAGGAACTGATCGCCGCCGGCGAGGAACCCGTCGCGTTCGACCACGACTGCCGCGAAGGCATCTGCGGCTCCTGCGGCGTCGTGATCAACGGGCAGGCCCACGGGCCCGAGCGCACGACGTCGTGCCAGCTGCACATGCGCTCGTTCGCCGACGGCGACGTGATCGACGTCGAACCGTGGCGCGCCAAGGGTTTCCCGGTGATCAAGGACCTGGTCGTCGACCGGTCGGCGCTCGACCGGATCGTCCAGGCCGGCGGTTACGTCAGCGCCCCCACCGGCAGCGCCCCGGACGCCCACGCGACGCCCGTGCCCAAACCGGACGCCGACCTCGCGTTCGACAACGCGACCTGCATCGGCTGCGGCGCCTGCGTGGCGGCCTGCCCCAACGGCTCGGCCACCCTGTTCACCGCGGCCAAGGTGACGCACCTTTCGCTGCTGCCGCAGGGGCAGCCCGAACGCGCGCAACGGGTCCTGGACATGGTCGACGCGATGGACGCGGAGGGCTTCGGCGGCTGCACGAACACGGGGGAGTGCGTGGCGTCGTGCCCGAAGGGGATCCCGTTCGCGAGCATCTCGGCCCTCAACCGCGAGTTCCGGAAGGCGAGCCGAGCCGGGCGCCGATGA
- a CDS encoding SGNH/GDSL hydrolase family protein, producing MRIALVVALLAGVLAAPAAAAGPLRYVALGDSSAAGPGIPVQIDAPCLRSDHDWPHLLAARLGAALTDVTCSGATTADLTGRQAGVVAPQFAALRRDTGLVTLAIGANDIALGSAFVTCASPDEPVTPSCEEQYGTVFPARIAATAPKIAAALEEIHRRSPAARVVVTGYLTYWRPGGCYPADPFTAADAGFIQATFDRLMTMLADQSRRHGASYVDIRGPSASHGLCTAPAQRWLEGAVPASPAYPYHPNAAGMAAAAAVIGARLGSPSGTRG from the coding sequence ATGAGGATCGCGCTCGTGGTGGCGCTGCTGGCCGGGGTGCTCGCCGCCCCGGCCGCGGCCGCCGGGCCGCTGCGGTACGTGGCGCTCGGCGACTCTTCGGCCGCCGGGCCGGGGATCCCGGTGCAGATCGACGCGCCGTGCCTGCGCTCCGACCACGACTGGCCGCACCTGCTCGCGGCACGGCTCGGCGCGGCGCTCACCGACGTCACCTGTTCCGGCGCGACCACCGCCGATCTCACCGGGCGGCAGGCGGGGGTGGTCGCGCCGCAGTTCGCCGCGCTGCGGCGCGACACCGGCCTGGTGACGCTGGCGATCGGCGCCAACGACATCGCGCTCGGGTCGGCGTTCGTGACGTGCGCGAGCCCGGACGAGCCGGTCACGCCGTCGTGCGAAGAGCAGTACGGCACGGTGTTCCCCGCGCGGATCGCCGCCACTGCACCGAAGATCGCCGCCGCGCTCGAGGAGATCCACCGCCGCTCCCCCGCCGCGCGCGTGGTCGTCACCGGCTACCTGACGTACTGGCGCCCGGGCGGCTGCTACCCGGCCGACCCGTTCACCGCCGCCGACGCCGGCTTCATCCAGGCGACGTTCGACCGCCTGATGACGATGCTCGCCGACCAGTCCCGGCGGCACGGCGCGTCCTATGTGGACATCCGGGGGCCGAGCGCCTCGCACGGCCTGTGCACCGCACCGGCCCAGCGCTGGCTGGAGGGCGCGGTCCCGGCGTCGCCGGCGTACCCGTACCACCCGAACGCCGCGGGCATGGCAGCTGCCGCCGCGGTCATCGGCGCCCGGCTCGGCTCGCCTTCCGGAACTCGCGGTTGA
- a CDS encoding MFS transporter, protein MTNARDLLHELATKKAVTRLLPVLGIAYFMSYVDRTNVALAKTALAADVGISAAAYGLGAGLFFVSYALLEVPSNLVLYRVGARAWITRIAVSWGAVSAAMMFVADDLSFYLLRLLLGAAEAGLFPAMMYLVTQWFSQKHRVTVVGFIYTAPCIAVIIGSPVGGALMELHGVAGLRGWQWMFLVEGLVTILIGAVVWFALPSRPADAKWLTADEAAVLTERAVGQTSASPTRLRGSLRLAFGRPTVLLLGAIYLINQSIGGGIGFNFPAYIQSLGLNSPFLIGLVAGSGGISALAGVLFFPWFKRRHGHEVALIGVCASAVLLVLLGFLVSRNPVWSVSLLFISNFFAFGTLPLFWSVAMARLSGLVAAAGLAFINMLGITGGFIGPYVYGLVESSTHSLVVPYYVFAAAAVVAVALVPVLAAAIRRDARKDQAPAPSAELPVQ, encoded by the coding sequence ATGACGAACGCACGAGACCTCCTGCACGAACTCGCCACCAAGAAGGCCGTCACCCGGCTTCTCCCGGTGCTCGGCATCGCCTACTTCATGTCCTACGTGGATCGGACGAACGTCGCGCTCGCCAAGACGGCGCTCGCGGCCGACGTCGGGATCAGCGCGGCCGCGTACGGGCTCGGCGCCGGCCTGTTCTTCGTGAGCTACGCGCTGCTCGAAGTGCCGAGCAACCTGGTCCTCTACCGCGTCGGCGCCCGCGCGTGGATCACGCGCATCGCCGTCAGCTGGGGCGCGGTGTCGGCCGCGATGATGTTCGTGGCGGACGACCTGTCCTTCTACCTCCTGCGCCTGCTGCTCGGCGCCGCGGAGGCGGGCCTGTTCCCGGCGATGATGTACCTGGTCACGCAGTGGTTCTCGCAGAAGCACCGGGTGACGGTCGTCGGGTTCATCTACACCGCGCCGTGCATCGCCGTCATCATCGGCTCGCCCGTCGGCGGCGCGCTGATGGAGCTGCACGGCGTCGCCGGGCTGCGCGGCTGGCAGTGGATGTTCCTGGTGGAGGGCCTGGTCACCATCCTCATCGGCGCGGTCGTCTGGTTCGCGCTGCCCAGCCGCCCCGCCGACGCGAAGTGGCTCACCGCAGACGAAGCCGCGGTGCTGACCGAACGCGCCGTGGGCCAGACGTCGGCGTCGCCGACCCGGCTCCGCGGGAGCCTGCGGCTCGCGTTCGGCCGCCCGACCGTGCTGCTGCTCGGCGCCATCTACCTGATCAACCAGTCGATCGGCGGCGGCATCGGCTTCAACTTCCCCGCGTACATCCAATCACTGGGCCTGAACAGCCCGTTCCTGATCGGGCTGGTGGCGGGCAGCGGCGGCATCTCGGCGCTGGCCGGCGTGCTGTTCTTCCCGTGGTTCAAACGCCGCCACGGCCACGAGGTCGCGCTCATCGGCGTGTGCGCGAGCGCGGTTCTCCTGGTGCTGCTGGGTTTCCTCGTCTCGCGCAATCCCGTGTGGAGCGTCAGCCTGCTGTTCATCTCGAACTTCTTCGCCTTCGGCACGCTCCCGCTGTTCTGGTCGGTCGCGATGGCGCGCCTGTCCGGCCTGGTGGCCGCGGCGGGGCTGGCGTTCATCAACATGCTCGGGATCACCGGCGGCTTCATCGGCCCGTACGTCTACGGCTTGGTGGAAAGCAGCACCCACAGCCTGGTCGTCCCCTACTACGTCTTCGCCGCGGCGGCCGTCGTCGCGGTCGCGCTGGTCCCGGTGCTGGCGGCCGCGATCCGGCGCGACGCGCGCAAAGACCAGGCCCCGGCGCCGAGCGCGGAACTTCCGGTCCAATGA
- a CDS encoding TetR/AcrR family transcriptional regulator — protein sequence MSASPDLEPGARRRILDAAAEAFMAHGFANATIDDIAREVGATKGLVYYHFRSKFDIFLAVYEEAMGRVRDRVEHLAQGAGTGRDRLVAMAVAHAVNLMEDLAYHHVVHQAVRGQVATALKPRQRDTLQELNGLRGDYERLFRGVVADGIADGSLREVDAALATRTLLSNLNAIDTWYHRIPGQDPAELRELAGRIVDLLIGGLAGS from the coding sequence GTGAGCGCGAGCCCGGACCTCGAGCCCGGCGCGCGGCGGAGGATCCTCGACGCCGCGGCCGAGGCGTTCATGGCGCACGGGTTCGCCAACGCCACGATCGACGACATCGCACGTGAGGTGGGCGCGACCAAGGGCTTGGTGTACTACCACTTCCGGTCGAAGTTCGACATCTTCCTGGCGGTGTACGAGGAGGCCATGGGCCGGGTCCGCGACCGCGTCGAACACCTCGCCCAGGGCGCCGGCACGGGCCGCGATCGGCTCGTTGCGATGGCGGTGGCGCACGCGGTGAACCTGATGGAGGACCTGGCTTACCACCACGTCGTGCACCAGGCCGTGCGCGGGCAGGTCGCGACCGCGCTCAAGCCGCGGCAGCGGGACACGCTCCAGGAGCTGAACGGGCTGCGCGGTGATTACGAGCGGTTGTTCCGCGGGGTGGTGGCCGATGGGATCGCGGACGGTTCGCTGCGGGAGGTCGATGCCGCGCTCGCCACTCGGACGTTGCTCAGCAATTTGAACGCGATCGATACGTGGTACCACCGGATTCCCGGGCAGGATCCGGCTGAGCTCCGGGAGCTGGCCGGGCGGATCGTGGACCTGCTGATCGGCGGCCTCGCGGGTTCCTGA